A genomic region of bacterium contains the following coding sequences:
- a CDS encoding PEGA domain-containing protein — protein sequence MTRKSYIILLILALGNCVSVVAQGEYGYLTLSSHVHFETIMIDDSSYTRSDKIALQAGTHVVVVQNPDRTSFQALDFTKTITIRPGENEKVVVYFDMLAEINSVPNGASVSYDSELLGVTPFYLRLREYKERTLHFKKPGYEDFLATVSDSTINNNYLFISLNPNLKNRSNNQNQFVNLEWQERGPHKYKSAIWISNALGVVFGASAAYYKKKGDDTFEKAKIARRLGDTDAQKRHLAKTRKYDRYAVIGFIGMQTNVAALVYFLLKSR from the coding sequence ATGACCAGAAAATCCTATATAATACTTTTAATTTTAGCCTTGGGTAATTGTGTATCTGTTGTGGCACAGGGGGAATACGGCTATCTGACGCTGTCATCACATGTTCATTTTGAAACAATAATGATTGATGATTCGAGTTATACAAGATCTGATAAGATAGCGCTGCAGGCCGGAACGCATGTTGTTGTTGTTCAAAATCCGGACCGAACGTCATTTCAGGCGCTTGATTTTACCAAAACGATTACCATTCGTCCTGGGGAAAATGAAAAAGTAGTAGTATATTTTGATATGCTTGCCGAAATTAATTCCGTTCCGAACGGCGCTTCGGTATCTTATGATTCAGAACTACTGGGCGTCACTCCGTTTTATCTCCGGCTGCGGGAGTACAAAGAGCGCACACTGCATTTCAAGAAACCGGGATATGAAGATTTTTTGGCAACCGTATCGGATTCGACTATCAATAATAATTATTTGTTCATATCATTAAACCCAAACTTAAAGAACCGGAGCAATAACCAGAATCAATTTGTTAACCTTGAATGGCAGGAACGGGGTCCGCATAAATACAAAAGCGCCATATGGATCAGCAACGCCTTAGGCGTCGTGTTTGGCGCAAGCGCAGCTTATTACAAGAAAAAAGGCGACGATACTTTTGAAAAGGCCAAGATCGCAAGGAGATTGGGTGACACTGATGCCCAGAAACGTCACCTGGCAAAAACGCGTAAATATGATCGTTATGCCGTGATCGGTTTTATAGGTATGCAAACCAATGTAGCCGCATTGGTTTATTTTCTTTTGAAATCCCGATAA